In Xanthomonas sacchari, a genomic segment contains:
- the ruvA gene encoding Holliday junction branch migration protein RuvA, with translation MIGRLRGILAYKQPPWLVIDVGGVGYELEAPMSTFYDLPDVGRDVILFTHYAQKEDSVSLYGFLREGERRLFRDVQRVSGIGAKIALAVLSGVSVDEFARLITAADVTALTRIPGIGKKTAERMVVELRDRAADFSGGAPVTGQLGTDAVSEATVALQQLGYKPAEAAKMARDAAADGDEVATVIRKALQAALR, from the coding sequence ATGATCGGCCGTCTGCGCGGCATCCTGGCCTACAAGCAGCCGCCGTGGCTGGTGATCGACGTGGGCGGGGTGGGGTACGAGCTGGAGGCGCCGATGAGCACCTTCTACGACCTGCCCGATGTCGGGCGTGACGTGATCCTGTTCACCCACTATGCGCAGAAGGAGGACAGCGTGTCGCTGTACGGCTTCCTGCGCGAGGGCGAGCGGCGCCTGTTCCGCGACGTGCAGCGGGTCAGCGGGATCGGCGCGAAGATCGCGCTGGCGGTGCTGTCCGGGGTCAGCGTCGACGAGTTCGCGCGGCTGATCACCGCCGCCGACGTCACCGCGCTGACCCGCATTCCCGGCATCGGCAAGAAGACCGCCGAGCGCATGGTGGTGGAGTTGCGCGACCGCGCGGCCGACTTCAGCGGCGGCGCGCCGGTCACCGGGCAACTGGGCACCGACGCGGTGTCCGAGGCCACGGTGGCCCTGCAGCAGCTCGGCTACAAGCCCGCCGAGGCGGCGAAGATGGCGCGCGACGCCGCCGCCGACGGCGACGAGGTCGCCACGGTGATCCGCAAGGCCCTGCAGGCGGCGCTGCGCTGA
- a CDS encoding potassium transporter Kup, producing MSSPTSSAARPGSHDPHAKTGFGVMLTAIGVVFGDIGTSPLYTLKEAFSPHYGLTPDHDTVLGILSLVFWALMLVVTVKYVTVIMRADNDGEGGIMALTALAQRTLPSGSRSMYVVGIFGIFGASLFFGDGVITPAISVLSAVEGLEVAAPKLEPFVVPITLVVLGMLFMAQRYGTERVGKAFGPITLVWFVALGAIGVYNMTRAPEVLHALNPWWGVRFFAEHNWHAVFVLGAVVLAVTGGEALYADMGHFGAKAIRRSWNFLVLPMLTLTYLGQGALVLRDPAAVSNPFYEAVPEWALYPMIVLATAATVIASQALITGAYSVASQAMQLGYIPRMHIRHTSHSTIGQIYVPAVNWCLLALVVVAVIGFGDSTSLATAYGVSVTGTMLITTVLMIIYARANPRVPTPLLWLFALVFLAVDGAFFYANIIKFLDGAWFPLLLGLILFTLMRTWRRGRKLLHDEIRKDGIKLDTFLPGLMLAPPVRVPGTAVFLTADPMVVPHALMHNLKHNKVLHERNVFLTVETLQVPYAAAGQRLKIDAIGDEFYRVYVRFGFMETPDVPLALMRSCDQGGIYFDPMDTTYFASRETIVASANRGMPIWRDKLFAVMHRNAAPATGFFRIPGNRLVELGAQVEI from the coding sequence ATGTCCAGCCCCACCAGTTCCGCCGCCCGCCCGGGCAGCCACGATCCGCACGCCAAAACGGGCTTTGGGGTGATGCTGACCGCCATTGGCGTGGTCTTCGGCGACATCGGCACCAGTCCGCTGTACACGCTCAAGGAGGCGTTCTCGCCGCACTACGGGCTGACCCCGGACCACGACACCGTGCTGGGCATCCTGTCGCTGGTGTTCTGGGCGCTGATGCTGGTGGTCACGGTCAAGTACGTCACCGTGATCATGCGCGCCGACAACGACGGCGAGGGCGGCATCATGGCGCTGACCGCGCTGGCGCAGCGCACCCTGCCCAGCGGTTCGCGCTCGATGTACGTGGTCGGCATCTTCGGCATCTTCGGCGCTTCGCTGTTCTTCGGCGACGGCGTGATCACCCCGGCCATCTCGGTGCTGTCGGCGGTGGAAGGCCTGGAGGTGGCCGCGCCCAAGCTGGAGCCGTTCGTGGTGCCGATCACCCTGGTGGTGCTGGGCATGCTGTTCATGGCCCAGCGCTACGGCACCGAGCGGGTGGGCAAGGCGTTCGGGCCGATCACCCTGGTCTGGTTCGTGGCGCTGGGCGCGATCGGCGTCTACAACATGACGCGGGCGCCGGAAGTGCTGCACGCGCTGAACCCCTGGTGGGGCGTGCGCTTCTTCGCCGAACACAACTGGCACGCGGTGTTCGTGCTCGGCGCGGTGGTGCTGGCGGTCACCGGCGGCGAGGCGCTGTACGCGGACATGGGCCATTTCGGCGCCAAGGCGATCCGTCGCTCGTGGAATTTCCTGGTGCTGCCGATGCTGACCCTGACCTACCTGGGGCAGGGCGCGCTGGTGCTGCGCGACCCGGCGGCGGTCAGCAACCCGTTCTACGAGGCGGTGCCGGAGTGGGCGCTGTACCCGATGATCGTGCTGGCCACCGCGGCCACGGTGATCGCCTCGCAGGCGCTGATCACCGGCGCCTATTCGGTGGCCAGCCAGGCCATGCAGCTGGGCTACATCCCGCGCATGCACATCCGTCACACCTCGCACTCCACGATCGGTCAGATCTACGTGCCGGCGGTGAACTGGTGCCTGCTGGCGCTGGTGGTGGTGGCGGTGATCGGCTTCGGCGACTCGACCTCGCTGGCCACCGCCTACGGTGTCTCGGTGACCGGCACCATGCTGATCACCACCGTGCTGATGATCATCTACGCGCGCGCCAACCCGCGCGTGCCGACGCCGCTGCTGTGGCTGTTCGCGCTGGTATTCCTGGCCGTGGACGGCGCGTTCTTCTACGCCAACATCATCAAGTTCCTCGACGGCGCCTGGTTCCCGCTGCTGCTGGGCCTGATCCTGTTCACCCTGATGCGCACTTGGCGCCGCGGCCGCAAGCTGCTGCACGACGAGATCCGCAAGGACGGCATCAAGCTCGACACCTTCCTGCCGGGGCTGATGCTGGCGCCGCCGGTGCGCGTGCCCGGCACCGCGGTGTTCCTGACCGCCGACCCGATGGTGGTGCCGCACGCGCTGATGCACAACCTCAAGCACAACAAGGTGCTGCACGAGCGTAACGTGTTCCTGACCGTGGAGACCCTGCAGGTGCCGTACGCGGCGGCCGGGCAGCGGTTGAAGATCGACGCGATCGGCGACGAGTTCTATCGGGTCTACGTGCGCTTCGGCTTCATGGAGACCCCGGACGTGCCGCTGGCGCTGATGCGCTCCTGCGACCAGGGCGGGATCTACTTCGACCCGATGGACACCACCTATTTCGCCAGCCGCGAGACCATCGTCGCCAGCGCCAACCGCGGCATGCCGATCTGGCGCGACAAGCTGTTCGCGGTCATGCACCGCAACGCCGCCCCCGCCACCGGCTTCTTCCGCATCCCCGGCAACCGCCTGGTGGAGCTGGGGGCGCAGGTGGAGATCTGA